The Osmia bicornis bicornis chromosome 9, iOsmBic2.1, whole genome shotgun sequence genome has a segment encoding these proteins:
- the LOC114879337 gene encoding bromodomain adjacent to zinc finger domain protein 2B-like: MWRMQEGRTVSPLGPVVVPREEADMRAGLSLPPQERRHVLLHVRTSEPFVRYENVRQQHSPSTSPILRPVDKDPPFHEMDVASREKRMDTEIEEEEEQDEEEDEDPEQERNASRRNIVEDEEDEEDQEDEEEEVHPGSRNGNYQEDEDVEVDVCRDEVDESNPSSPVDLTAPSSRGSGSDQFLNPFANRGVHPFSCVQSGGQTTGHGTPVYISAHAAAASTVMTVCTSGNAARTTATSTGSITTTASTVQANKRCLAFSVENILDPNKFTGGRVIHSRVQHRRHRRTNSVHEDGDSRGEFACGSGQEDEEGTPDTGMEDMDEEPEEDEDEEDVEMRVTDQDSSNAGRDNSTAASSNVGSSNCKKRQSSSSSSSSSSVQAQGCQGQNQAGQNGTSGGGSTGGKPRRARTAFTYEQLVALENKFKTTRYLSVCERLNLALSLSLTETQVKIWFQNRRTKWKKQNPGLDVNSPTVPTTPPHPSPYAPAFLFAAHPHQHPLPHSHTHPHPHAHVHHPPPVPPPPPGYYHPAAPPYPPTGPTFFGHHLTASPATASGPPPTSTPSSTGLTLSSHPHPHTHPHA; encoded by the exons ATGTGGAGGATGCAGGAGGGCAGGACCGTGTCGCCTTTAGGACCGGTCGTCGTACCGCGCGAGGAAGCCGATATGCGTGCCGGGCTGTCGCTACCGCCTCAAGAAAGGAGGCACGTGTTGCTCCACGTACGTACCAGCGAACCTTTCGTACGATACGAGAACGTGCGACAGCAACATTCGCCTTCCACTTCGCCGATCCTGCGTCCCGTCGATAAGGATCCTCCGTTCCACGAGATGGACGTCGCCAGCagggagaagaggatggacaCTGAGAtcgaggaggaagaggaacaAGACGAGGAGGAGGACGAGGATCCTGAGCAGGAACGAAACGCGTCCAGGAGGAACATCGTCGAGGACGAAGAGGACGAGGAGGATCAAGAGGACGAGGAGGAAGAAGTGCATCCTGGAAGTCGAAACGGAAATTATCAGGAGGACGAAGACGTCGAGGTTGATGTGTGTCGCGACGAAGTCGACGAAAGCAACCCCAGTAGCCCGGTGGACCTAACCGCCCCTTCGTCAAGGGGTAGCGGGTCTGATCAGTTCCTTAATCCGTTCGCGAATCGTGGCGTGCATCCTTTCTCCTGTGTTCAGAGCGGTGGCCAAACTACCGGCCATGGGACTCCTGTGTATATATCCGCGCATGCCGCAGCTGCTTCCACCGTGATGACCGTCTGCACTTCCGGTAACGCGGCACGAACGACCGCCACCTCGACCGGTAGCATCACCACGACCGCCAGCACCGTGCAAGCGAACAAACGGTGCCTCGCGTTCTCGGTGGAGAACATATTGGATCCTAACAAGTTTACCGGCGGACGTGTCATCCACAGTCGCGTTCAACATCGACGACACAGGAGGACCAACAGCGTCCACGAAG ATGGGGACTCGCGGGGCGAGTTCGCctgcggcagcggccaagagGACGAGGAGGGTACACCGGACACGGGGATGGAGGATATGGACGAGGAGCCGGAGGAGGACGAAGACGAGGAGGACGTGGAGATGAGGGTAACCGATCAGGATTCATCGAACGCTGGCCGGGATAACAGCACGGCTGCCAGCAGCAACGTAGGATCGTCGAATTGTAAGAAGAGACAATCttcctcgtcctcgtcgtcgtcgagcAGCGTGCAAGCGCAGGGATGTCAGGGCCAGAATCAAGCCGGTCAAAATGGCACCAGCGGTGGCGGTAGCACCGGTGGGAAACCGAGGAGAGCCAGGACGGCGTTCACTTACGAACAACTGGTAGCGTTGGAGAACAAATTCAAAACCACCAGATACCTGTCGGTTTGCGAGAGACTGAATCTGGCTCTGTCGCTCTCGTTGACGGAGACCCAGGTGAAGATATGGTTCCAGAATCGACGAACCAAGTGGAAGAAACAGAATCCTGGCCTCGACGTAAACAGTCCAACGGTACCCACCACGCCGCCGCATCCTTCGCCTTACGCGCCCGCATTCCTGTTCGCCGCGCATCCTCATCAACATCCGTTACCACATTCGCATACCCATCCGCATCCTCATGCCCACGTCCATCATCCACCACCCGTCCCACCACCGCCACCTGGCTATTATCACCCAGCCGCGCCACCTTATCCTCCGACAGGACCGACGTTCTTCGGTCATCACCTAACCGCCAGCCCAGCAACTGCATCCGGTCCACCGCCTACCTCCACACCATCCTCCACCGGCTTGACGCTATCGTCGCATCCTCATCCGCACACGCACCCGCACGCGTAG